The stretch of DNA taccaataaaattacattaataaacATTCTGTGATTTTGGTAGGGTTGTGCAGAGAGAGATAACATGAGATAGCATGCAGGAGAAGATGTGAGAGGGAAGACATGTTGAAACAAAATGCAATGCTCATTATTTCTTACACACGACAAATCAAATGGCCACCCCTTTCACCTGTCCTACATCAATCTCTTTCCTCTTCAAACATTTTCACCATTTTCTTCAACttcaacacaacacaacaaaacacaTTCTTTTCACCATTTACCATTTTACTAGTTATCTATCTCTCTTTACCATACCACCATGCTATTTGCCTCAAACAAacccttttctctttctcttcttcttcttcttcttcttctccttcttcttcttcttcttcagccATATAACAACACCATCATCACCACTTGGTTGTTCTGTTCCAAGAATCATGGAAGAGGCTGAGGGAAGTGCAAGTGGATCACCAATCACCAACATGGCTCAGGACTACCTCTTAAccattcttcttctccttcccATAGATGCAATTCTCTCCCTTTCCATGACTTGCAAGAGATTCAAATCTCTCACTTGCTCAAACACTCTATGGAAATCTTTGTGCAAAAGGGACTTAGGTTCCACTTGTGTTGAGGCACTACTCAACTCCTCCAACAATCACCACCATCAGTTCCCATGGATGAGGCTCTACAGACAAGTCTCTCTCATGGATTCAGTTTGCTGTCATAAACTGCTCTCAGAGCCACATGCAGATTTGGATTTCCCCACAGCCAGAGCCTCTCACTCTCTCAACTTTGTCTCGGATTGTCTCGTCCTCTTTGGTGGCGGCTGTGAGGGAGGTTTGTTGCTTTCTCTTTCCATCTTCTGAATTCGATTCTGTTTCTGTTACTGTTGTTCTCATTAAATATCATCTCATCATGCGTGTGTGTCCCCTGATACGGTGAAAAGGAGACAACTTTTGTGTCCTTTTTCCACCCCAAAGGGAATCGAAttcaatacaaaattattagaCCAACCCCATTGTACGGCATTATTATGCAGTGTTCTTGTCACTATAACCTACATAGGTGGCTTATTACATGTTTCACTTTGGTTGCTACTGTTGGGAAGTCTCACGTCACTTGTATCAGTTCTTGGGATGATGCTGTAACTTTACATCATGTAAATTGGTTTTTAGATAAATTCTAGCATAGTATAAAAACTTGTAACTCATCTTCCTGAATCACCTATTGTGTAGGCAAACCTGTTTCTTTGACaagcatttatatatatatgttaggTAACTTTACTTAATACCAATTAGTTTTTGGGATGAATTCTAGATTTAGTTAGATCATTGGACTTAAATTTAAGGGTGAAGTGAATTACTCTGTTGCTATCTTCTCGTCAAGTTTGATAATCATTGCAATTCATCATTAGAAAGAGTTAAGTGTATATTCAGTTTTCTTCTTTAAACTAaccaatatatataattaagccTATCAATTTTCCTATAACACTTCAATTTGCATTAAGAAAGAATTGTTTACCTCCCCTTGCAGTGACTGCTTGATGAAGAAACTATGAAAGTGCTTCATTCTAtcgttaaataaattattcagtATAAGGGAATTATTGACTAAACTTCAGCAAACCCTATTCATAATGGGCCACATTCTATTAGTTACAAGTCTGTAGAGACTCCCCCTATGAAACTgtgatgtttttctttttatcttgtCCATTTTCAAAAGCCAAATTCTGTTCTGACATAAAGGAGCAAGGACACTTCATTTAGCACTGTATTCTGACCTgaatgctttattttattttttttcatttatttatgaaaaatgatgTTTTTAGAATCATGGTAAACTTATTATGTTACCATCATGATTACAATTATGGTTGTTGTTTAGGACGACATCTTGATGACACGAGGGTGGCATACATTGGCAATGATTTCCGGAGAATGTTGAAATGGCAAACAGTCCATGCAGGCATTCCAAGTGGGAGATTTGGGCACACATGTGTGGAAATGGGTGATTTTCTTGTACTCTTTGGAGGAATCAATGACCGTGGCAACCGTCAAAATGACACATGGTTGGGGCAAGTTGTGTTGAATGAAAACAAAGGCATAGCCTTTTCATGGAAAATGCTTGAAGTGGGAAACATTGCACCACCTCCAAGAGGCGCACATGGTGCTTGTTGTATTGACGAAAAGAGAATGATAATACATGGGGGCATTGGGCTGAATGGCCTCCGTTTGGGGGACACATGGGTGTTGGAGCTTTCAGAAAGTCCCTGCCATGGCATTTGGCATGAGATTGTGTCATACCCTTCACCTCCACCACGTTCAGGACACACCTTGACATGCATTGGAAGAAGCAGAACAATACTATTTGGAGGAAGAGGTTTGGGTTATGAAGTGCTTGATGATGTTTGGTTATTGGATACATATCAGGGCTATTTCAAATGGGTTCAGATAGTTTATGATTTGCAAAGCATATCAGATGGTGTTTCTCTCCCTAGAGTTGGTCACACAGCGACATTGGTTTTGGGGGGAAGGTTACTGATTTATGGAGGAGAAGATTCATATAGACACAGAAAAGATGATTTTTGGGTGTTGGATATC from Vigna unguiculata cultivar IT97K-499-35 chromosome 8, ASM411807v1, whole genome shotgun sequence encodes:
- the LOC114193290 gene encoding F-box/kelch-repeat protein At1g51550, with amino-acid sequence MATPFTCPTSISFLFKHFHHFLQLQHNTTKHILFTIYHFTSYLSLFTIPPCYLPQTNPFLFLFFFFFFFSFFFFFFSHITTPSSPLGCSVPRIMEEAEGSASGSPITNMAQDYLLTILLLLPIDAILSLSMTCKRFKSLTCSNTLWKSLCKRDLGSTCVEALLNSSNNHHHQFPWMRLYRQVSLMDSVCCHKLLSEPHADLDFPTARASHSLNFVSDCLVLFGGGCEGGRHLDDTRVAYIGNDFRRMLKWQTVHAGIPSGRFGHTCVEMGDFLVLFGGINDRGNRQNDTWLGQVVLNENKGIAFSWKMLEVGNIAPPPRGAHGACCIDEKRMIIHGGIGLNGLRLGDTWVLELSESPCHGIWHEIVSYPSPPPRSGHTLTCIGRSRTILFGGRGLGYEVLDDVWLLDTYQGYFKWVQIVYDLQSISDGVSLPRVGHTATLVLGGRLLIYGGEDSYRHRKDDFWVLDISAIPYPYITLQHPSTVSSKKESMTRRMWKRWKSSGFEARARSFHRACADRSGRYLYVFGGMVDGFLQPGEPSALRFDAELFLVELVLQL